The region ttgcatgttcttcccatgtcgtcgtggggtttcctcctggtactccggtttccccctacagtccaaaaacatgctgaggctgattggagtcgcTAAGTTTCCAgtaggtgtgcatatgtgagtgaatggtgtgtgagtgtgagctgcgatgagctggccccccatccagggttgttccctgcctcgtacccattgattccgggataggctccggaccccctgcgacccagtaggataagcggtttggacgatgtatggatggatggatggataagtattgcacattgcatagagagtgtccaatctatattaaaggtgactcgaaagaagtcagacttcagtaaagactgtaaattggcagccataacataagccgtaaataattaccaaatgaatcatcccctttcggaaacatttattgatattctttcataacacacagacatgagtttttttattcaactgtcagcatctgaTCCAAAtgagattcccatttcctttctgtgggattcaacagaacacgggctggccatcagtcaacatgccaGCAACCgtacaggacaggacccagtccaggccaaacctcacggtgctggttttgataaaaaaaatgtaaggaacatgcagctgcagctcacacacaaacacagtccacagcatccagaaaaaggtcaggcctttttcttctttagttgactccgcccagaccgagcccccttctgggcgcctcgcactatgcctttgaactggccctgcagcttggcccgtttcctgtttcccaatgtaaatgatattttgaatcgaaacgatatttattactattgtttagattaaatatataactgtttaatgattgaatataacttgatattgttgtttgtgttgtttagtttgaagttctagtttctgtctttatctgctttcatttcagtaggcagctggttcatcccaggctcagggtctctctgctcttcatcaaacccacacccccagtttgggagtaccctctccttctcctccccccacggctgtgaccgttactcctccttgaggagtaaccgctccgcaccctatcccagcccctatacccacaggagtgcatcacccagtgagcagccgccctgcctgtcccctcacacaagcgcacactgaaatcatggtcctaagctctctgtgcgGGTCACcgcgatagtacagcacaccgacgattaccctctgactgaatcagaatcatctttatttggccaagtatgttcacacatattgggaatagtcagacatttaatcaaaataattaagacaagacataaacatacagttctgttgatatgcgacgtatataacctctgcattcacagcactgtttcagttatcgattgaagagcaaatttccaaaactcactcattccgataacctaaagtaataagtcataatcctcttcatacgttgcagtaatgagaatgaaatctcactcagtgtttatgtaatcgagcgatggaatttcgtgaaatttccaaaagtccacagaaatcttctgaaaaacattcctgcggactgagtttttgatatttgcttttcaattaacacaattttcttcaatctgaggtttaacagaattcagccatatgctgttcaaaaaaaactccacagaacaaaaacagaaaggactttacatctgtctgaaaggaaagttgacacaggctacagcagtgaataaatcaatcaatgtattaaagttaggcattaagtaactggaggtagTATATACATAAGATAatgacatgccttttctgtattgaccatattaaggacgctgtaacactgcccaccacatacctgcttcatttattgttttatacttgcagctgcttattcagacagctcgtctacctgtctgtccatgttgccgtgccatgacaactggtccagcctacaggtgccgtcccattccggcatgttacccatgagtcatagcggcacctccgggagcagctccaggtgagcccggatgatgataagcggatgatgattatagccgatttttccctttttctttatgtctggcagtttaccatctaatagacattttttttctttttatgcactttgaggtgtgtctaggtcagatacgaccaaaatatttttcttatttcagaagtggaaaaaaaatattgctctcagattctgttcagttgtagctttttaaaataatgtaccttgatttgtgtttgtttaaaatgccattacctgctgcttactgggccgctgaaaatgtctggcccagctaaatttcttggtttgaaaatctggcccaactactttccagacctggactagcccgactgaatcatacactaatgttattctgttgtgtgggctgttgtgatagggagatttgcaggatgctgcacgacgggtggtgtccctgctgcagaatgccctgtccgaaccagcacctagagacagtgagggttgttgttatcaccttaatattgtatatacgcaatctgttatttcttaactaatttaattgtaatgtattcttctgatatgttgtgcacagctaacaaaaaagagaaaaatgcaaaaccaaaggaaggctttcttttctcttaaaagtcttttttctaaaccaactgagagtcagttagaggggtgttcattatcagtattgttgctggcatttctgagaatgtgccaattttagtcaagtggctactttccaaatgcagtccctggccaaaatgaagaaagccattaagttgggttaaaacaaagttcatgaagactacatgataatattaagcactgacataacaaacaacatttttacatgcaaaatatacaggaaatatacactgcaacaggctaggctAGACAaacaaccaaatacacttgcaagcctgaccactttagaccccagattagaaaattggtgaatgagcatatgatgcccatggaatcaaccctatgcatggaggctgcaacttctccaccgaaccctgtagcccattgactgcagcctccctctgaccatcctgtagcctgcatttggtagatcattcttgacagaagaaaccaaattgtcaagttcctcatcactgatggaattatatgtgtccccaacacagagctcatactctttccttcttcttaagattgttcttcttgaaacacccatcagtgtggctatgcaaggcacaggaagttgagtatggagcatttctttcaaacgttgttcttcaatcaaaatcttgggtcgtccattggtggcagtgacttcctttgtgacacatggggctggacattccagatgtgccctcacaaggtcgaagagctcttgcaaagccagggtgatagcaggaggtacttcaatgtgattagacagggcctgcagaagatacagctcctgatgacaaaggaactccaggtaatccaaatttagtggagtcgcgttgaatcccatttctattttatgcagaagactttcgagaaggtggtatctgagctgttcacagaacaaattatagttaatgaggtgtcaagatcttgtctctgatccatacactaggcctaccattcaaaagttttcattatgaaaatgaaatgtttttgttctgtgaggtgcttgttcatgtatgatagtgtagtggctgctctgtttgatcgtggtaaaccttttcacaaacaatacaagtgaagaagtatgacattagatctaaggaccagagtcaaataaaattaaataaaatccatcaaaaacacttactcagtggagattccaatgtagcaggcagacaactttatgtatttagcagctacaaggacaaaagatattaaaaacctctccattctaatgctaatttaataaacattaacagatagcacttaaggtggtttcgcctatagtctgctaacactaacccgagaactaatatctgaggagcgctcttcccaggatttgaacttATTAAATTAGCTTTgagatgttgtattaagaaatgttattcacaatgcaatttaccgtacattggcccattcttttatatacggtaataCGAAGCGAGAAATTCCCAAATTATGATAGCAGACTGTGAACAAATAATATTGCACGAGATACCAGCTAGACCGCATTGAATTTCAAGCTCTGCATTAATTAAGACACACACGATTCTAATCCTTAACGTGGAATATGAAAACAGAATCTCTAAAAGATGTGAACTCAGTGTAAGACTTCATGAACTCAGTGTCCGACATCATGACAGTGTGAATCCCACATCCATTGGTCAATTATCTTCATCTTCTACAAAAGCCAATCGtagtcaatatttaaaaaaaaaatcaatcaaaGAAGCGGAGCCATTAGCCACTGTTCCCGCCTCCAAAGTGTCAAAATTCTTCCTGTCGAGCGAGCAAGTGCTGTGCAGATGCGAgggcgtagagagcatggattttctgctcGCGAGCGCATACGCGCGCatggtttttatgcgcacgacttttggcactaatttaacgccatatgAGATACCACTGGTTTTGCAGCACAGCCAAATCAAAAGTCGTATGCCGTGACTGGCACCCAGAGGCTACTGAACATAACTACAACTGGATGTCCGACTCTCACAGTTTCTGACAGGTAGGCATGCCACGTCTTAAAAGTAGTTCTAGTCAGACCGGACTCAGTTCTTTTAAAAACGTGGGGAAACTggtttaaaactagctgtattAATACATTCATTGGCAGTTGTGCTTCCAGCGAAACGAATTCATCACAAATATAAtgttaatataatatttttaaaactatataTAATTATGCGTTTTATACATTTTGCGTTTTCTTAAGTCTGATTCCAGAAAGTGATCattgttatatttttttattatttgcagTGCTTCCGACAGACTATTTTATCGTCGacgacttttattttgaaatgtaaatgtGGTTACCGGAAGTAGAGAGTGATTTCTGGCGAAGAGGAATGAACTGGTGTCAAGGAAGCTGTACATTGGAGCGAGTGTACTCGTCGCAGTTTAATACATTTAATAGTTAAATAGGCCAGTAAAGGAGTAGGTTGCTCCAGTTATACATTCGCCTCACCGGTCTTTTGATGCACTTCTAGCTGACGGGGCAGCTGGTCATTGCTGAAATTCACCATGGCCTCTCTCCTTTCCGTGCAATTGCCTAGAGCTGTTATACGATCGGGATGTTTTACTCCTTTGACCACTACTTTTGCGTCCCCTTTGCTGTGCAGCAGACGGAACTACTCGAAAAATGAATCGGAGTACCTGCACAAAAGCATAGTGCCGACGATGCACTATCAGAAGAGTTTGCCACGGTGAGTCACTGCTGTGCATGGGTCGTTTATGCTGGCCTGCTGGTAAACTGCAGTTTCTGACCATATAGCGACGGCTAAAATGAATTATTTTCGTAAAGACCAAATTCTTTTTACATATAATGTATTCCTGTTTTCTAATACTAAGTGTTGCCATGTTCAAATAACtatatatacactatatatTCACTGTTCATCATGACCGTGGTTAATGTAGGGGAAGGGGCAAATAGAGATAACGACAAAGTTCACAGGGGCGTTTACATGTTACTGGTGGTGCAGGAAATTGGTCGTTTTCGTGTGTGAAACGATCCTgataaaataaattacatgGCGTACATGGTGAATtctaatttgatttaatttcgTTTAAATGACTATATGTTTTTACAGGTTGCCTATTCCAAAGCTCGAAGACTCTATTAGGCGCTATTTGGCTGCCCAAAGGCCGCTTTTAAACGAAGAACAATACCGGTAAGAATGTATAAGTTCAGATGCGTTCCATTTGTCATGACTTGCCTATTATGTATTGTGTACATAATGTTAATAATTATTGGTTTCTTAGTAACACTGAGAAGGTGGCTCTGGACTTCCAGAAGAGCGTGGGGAAGGAGCTCCATGAGGAGTTAGTGGCTCTGGACAAGAAGAACAAGCTCACCAGTTATATCTCGGGTGAGGAATTTACACATAATATCAAATGCATCAgttgaaacaaagtcttggtctggatttgtattctCTGGATGTGATatctccacctctggtgatGCTCCCACTAAACTGAAGCTGGTTTTCTATTCCGTAGCTCCCTGGTTCGATATGTACCTCTCAGCACGGGACTCCATAGTGTTGAACTTCAACCCTTTCATATCTTTCACTGCGGACCCAAAGCCAGAGTACAATGACCAGCTGGTACGAGCGACCAACATGGTGTGTTCGTCCTTGCGTTTCATGAAGACCCTGCGCGCTGGGTGCTTGGAGCCTGAGGTGTTCCACCTGAACCCTGCTAAGAGTGACACAGAGACCTTCAGGAAGTTCATTCGCTGGGTTCCCCCCACGCTCTCCTGGTATGGGGCCTACATGGTGAATGCTTACCCCCTGGACATGTCCCAGTACTTCCGTCTGTTCAACTCCACACGCATTCCCAGACCCGGGCGTGACGAGCTCTTTACTGACCAGAAGGGGCGACACCTGCTGGTGATTCGAAAAGGCAACATGTATGTGTTCGACGTCGTCGACAGAGATGGGAACTTTGTGAGGCCAGCGGAGATTCATGCCCACCTCAGCTTCATCCTGTCTGACCCCACGCCACCACCGGTGTTTCCGCTAGGCTTCCTGACCAGTGAGAACAGGGATGTCTGGGCAGACCTGCGGGAGAAGCTGTTGGCTGCTGGGAATGCGGAGGTGCTCGGGCTGGTAGACAGCGCTGTCTTCTGCGTCTGTCTGGACGAGGAGAGCATGCGCGACCCGGTCCACATCTCCCACAACATGCTGTACGGCGATGGGGGCAACCGCTGGTTCGACAAGTCATTCAGCATCATATTGTCCAAAGACGGACACGCTGCCGTGAATTTCGAGCACTCGTGGGGTGATGGCGTAGCTGTTCTCCGCTTCCTCAACGAGGTCTTCAAGGACACGACCGAGAAGCCCCAGGTGAGCCCAGGGTCTCCGCCGGCCGCCGTGGACTCTGCCTCCGCAGTGACCCATCTCCAGTTCAAGCTGGACAGCGAGCTGGAGAGGGCTGTCGGCAAAGCCTGGAAAAAATACCAAGAGGCTGTTTCCAAGGTGACGATCGAGACCATGGAGTTCCGGAAGGGTGGCAAGGAGGCGCTGAAGAAGCAGAAACTGAGCCCAGATGCCATAGCACAGCTGGCCTTCCAGATGGGCTTCCTGCGGCAGTATGGCCAGACGGTGGCCACCTACGAGTCATGCAGCACGGCCGCGTTCCGGCACGGCCGCACCGAGACCATCCGTTCGGCCACCGTCCATACAAAGCGCTGTGCCCATGCCTTCGTCCGGGAGGGCAGCCGACACTCTCTGGACGAGCTACGTGGCTTGCTGGATGAGTGCTCCAAGTACCACGGACAGCTGACCAAGGAGGCAGCCATGGGTAAGTATGAGCAGGCAAGTAGCTGGTGACAGTCTCATAAGAACACATCTCACCAACAGGAtcgtattcttttcctctccccaGGGCAGGGATTTGACCGACACCTATTCGCCATGCGATATCTGGTGACCTCCAAGGGCCTACCCCAGCCTAGCCTGTTCCAGGACCCAGCTTACGCTGCCATCAACCATAACGTCCTCTCCACCAGCACCCTCACCAGCCCTGCTGTCACACTGGGCGGTTTCGCACCTGTGGTGCCCGACGGCTTTGGCGTGGGTTACGGCGTCCACGACGACTGGATCGGCTCCAACGTCTCCAGCTACCCAGCCCGGAACGTCGGAGAATTCCTGCAGTGTGTCCATAAGTCCTTGGAAGACATCTTTGGAGTGTTAGATGGCAAGCTTCCCCAAAGCTAGGTCACCTGCATCCCCACTGTTTCTGGGAAGCAAAATTAatgtgaaatcaaaatattcaaTTAAAGATATTCTATTATTCTGCTATTGTGTAGATAAGTGTTGACATCTCAGGACAAAGGAGGGTGAATCCTCTGGAGACTTTTTGAACACCTCCTTACCCAGTGTGAACTACAGTTTTTGTTGGGGTTTTTAAGAGCTTTTGTATAATTATCCACTCTACTTGAATAAGTTCCTGTAAACTTCCTGATGGTGATATGGatgtaaaatattaatttaaacaaTTAACAAATTAagtttgttttattaaaaatgaatctctTTTGGATGATCCAGTAATATTGACATGCCGTCACATTTATGTTGTATGTAAACATTTACCAAATATACCAAATATGTCTGGTTGAAATACAGATATACTGAAATCTTTTTTGGCTCATATATACAAAACCTCCAGTTTAACATGGCTAAAACCATAATATTTATCCTTAATTTTAGAGTACAGTTTTAATTCCAGGATATTTCACATAGTGcctttttaaaatcaaataCCTCTCCAATTAAGGTATTTTAACATTAGTCATCATTGTTAGATGAAGAATTAACAAAATCCAACATTTGTTTTACATGTAATGCTTACATAATCTCTAAGACGTCTGAAACTGGTCAGCTGTCCCTCCCATAGATTCTTTTACAAATTAAAATTCACATTAGAACATAATGTCAATACACTGAATTCTGGGAATGAAGAAGTTGAGGGGTCAAAATAAGGGGAAAATCAGCACATCTTCAAGAGTTTATTAAAaggcaaaaaaattaaaagcaatGTACAAAAGCAGAACACATTAATACAAAAATATCCACCACAAACAAGCTCAGATTGGCTTGATTTTGAAGTGTAATCCAATGAGGCTGAAGACCAGACATTTGAGATCTTGAACCAGGTAGTAGAAAACACGGAGGCCTTCTGGGTCCCTTAAAAATGAGGGGGGGGTGTCAAAAGCATTCAGCTTAATAAATTACATACCATTCAATTACTCTGAACAAGACAAACGGTATAACATCTCCCAGGAGGGATGTACTCACTTGGACTGGTTAACATCAATCAAAGACCCGATCTTGGAGGTGGTGAATGAAATATGTTCATCTCCTATGACAATCTCCAGTTCCTGCAAAATATGATAAATCgattttttttaatagaatCTGAAAAATAGGCATCTAAGATACACATTACGAGTGAGCAATAGCCAAACGTAAATACTGCCGTTTGGCGGCACCTTATTCTTAACACGGTCAACTTACTTTGTGGGTACATCTAGCCCACGCATAACAAGCCTGGCATCCTCACCCAACAATGGGAATACAAACCTGTCTCCCCACTCTGTCAGGGGGCGGCCAGAGGGCATCATCCTCCTTGGTGATCTCGCTGTCGTCGATGATTCGCTTCAGTTCTTCCATTACACTCTTGTGCACGTAGGCCTGTGACATGCGCAGTATGTAACCTTAATGTACATTACAAACGGACCGCACACAAGTCGATCCTTCGCCATATACTATATAGTAAACCACACTGCGTACCGTAACCTTACACTTTTAGTAAGCTTAGCCGTCGTGGGGACACCAAATGTTCGTACATAACCTACCTCTTTTCGGATCATAACATCATTTTTGTAGTTGCTGTTGTTTGCATATCTCAGCTTTCCTACGAATACGAAAAACAGTACATATTTCCCAGATGAATAAAAAAAAGCTACACATGGAACGTGAATCACCAAACGGTGAAGTTTATAGTACGATAAATGATGAAATTGATATACATTTATCTAACTAAATTTATTTTTCTATCAATATCCTAAACCAATAATGCTAAAAACATTTAGCTAGACTGTATAAAAACGACCTGCTCTCGTAAACTAGGCCCGGAGCGTCGCAGATCTTCTTTCCGCGTTGCCGATCCTTGACTAATGAGGGCTTAATAACATCACTCACCGTCTGGACGAAATTCAAACTCCAGGAACTCGTgtccaaatttgcctttgtggcCAACATAATACCGCAAGTAAAAATCACTTGTGGACATTTTCCCCAACCCTGATTTGGTAAGCGCTTGGAGGACGCGGTTCAGACAGACTCGAAGAGACCAGCCTGTGGCGCACAGCGCTGACGTAACACATGGTCGCAAAACAATTGCGTCATCCAGTGGGTAGCGAGTTGTATCTCAATGCGTTCATTTGGGACTGTCATGCTAAATCTCTTCTCTCGTCCAGATTCTTTCCCCTTGTGACGTATCGCTATATTTGGCATGACAGAGCCATACACATTCTtataaaactaaacaaaaatctAGTATCAGAACATTCAGCAAGTTcaccagggttgccaactcccaCACATCGGGTGTGACATGCTTTCACTCTCACGCTCACACAAGAAATGTTACagtaaatctatattattccattataaacctaagctTAGCTAccgactgtaaagtttggtggaggagggatgacggtatggggttgtttttcaggggttgggccccttaGTTCGAGTGAAGGGAACTATTATTGCTTCAGcgcaccaagacattttggtcaATTACATGCTTCCAActctgtgggaacagtttgtggAAGGAAGGTcctttcctgttccaacatgactgtgccccagtgcacaaagcaaggtctatAAAAACATGGTTGTGTGAGACTGTGTGgatgaacttgactggccctgaCATAAACCCCTTCGAACACCTTTGAGATGAACTAGAACAGAATATGTGAGCCTGATCTCAcagatgctcttctggatgaatgggcaaattcctgcaggtgtaatggccaggtgtcccaaaacTTTTGTCTATATAGTGTCTCATACAATATGTGCACATTCATGATTTCAGATAATTGCCAAATATCATAAACAATCCATGGGTTGGACAAGTAAGGTTTATTATATCACAAGTCCACTCCTGGTTCAGAAACGAAGTATGCCATTTCTTGAAACAAGCAACATcatgcttaaagtaaaatgtaaaaataattataaattattgCTCAATAAGTACATACAATACAGATTTTTaagctgaaaaacaaaaaatataaaatacaattaaatgaTGAAAAATGCTGACCACAGATTGTCTTTGAATTTTCACTAATATATACAACTTTGGCAAATTTCTCCAAATATCATGGATATCATGTCCCAATACCAAATAGTACAAGCTGATACAAAAATAAGAAAACCAAGCCACTTGCAGATGTGTACATGAGCGCAGGCACACATGATATAAGGCTTCCTAGGCACTCAGTGAAAGGAGTCATTTTTATCTGCTGCCACTCCTAAAATGTCACATCGTTCCAGAAGTGAGTTTAAGCGGCAAAGGTTTGGTGACATCACATTTCCGAATACCATTTAGAGTAACACAACCACTCATGAAAAGGTGTCTTTCTTCATTCCATGGCCCTAATTCCCTTTTCTAGCACCACATGAACAAGCATGTGGAATAAAAGGGAGGGATTTGCTTCATACTGTTGCACGCAATCCGTGTTTCTCAGACGCTGCTGAATTTCAAGAACGACATGGAAGAGTAAAAGTAAAGTATTTGGTAAATCTAGGAGATTGAAGCCGTATTGGCACCAGTC is a window of Brienomyrus brachyistius isolate T26 chromosome 15, BBRACH_0.4, whole genome shotgun sequence DNA encoding:
- the cpt2 gene encoding carnitine O-palmitoyltransferase 2, mitochondrial; its protein translation is MASLLSVQLPRAVIRSGCFTPLTTTFASPLLCSRRNYSKNESEYLHKSIVPTMHYQKSLPRLPIPKLEDSIRRYLAAQRPLLNEEQYRNTEKVALDFQKSVGKELHEELVALDKKNKLTSYISAPWFDMYLSARDSIVLNFNPFISFTADPKPEYNDQLVRATNMVCSSLRFMKTLRAGCLEPEVFHLNPAKSDTETFRKFIRWVPPTLSWYGAYMVNAYPLDMSQYFRLFNSTRIPRPGRDELFTDQKGRHLLVIRKGNMYVFDVVDRDGNFVRPAEIHAHLSFILSDPTPPPVFPLGFLTSENRDVWADLREKLLAAGNAEVLGLVDSAVFCVCLDEESMRDPVHISHNMLYGDGGNRWFDKSFSIILSKDGHAAVNFEHSWGDGVAVLRFLNEVFKDTTEKPQVSPGSPPAAVDSASAVTHLQFKLDSELERAVGKAWKKYQEAVSKVTIETMEFRKGGKEALKKQKLSPDAIAQLAFQMGFLRQYGQTVATYESCSTAAFRHGRTETIRSATVHTKRCAHAFVREGSRHSLDELRGLLDECSKYHGQLTKEAAMGQGFDRHLFAMRYLVTSKGLPQPSLFQDPAYAAINHNVLSTSTLTSPAVTLGGFAPVVPDGFGVGYGVHDDWIGSNVSSYPARNVGEFLQCVHKSLEDIFGVLDGKLPQS
- the magoh gene encoding protein mago nashi homolog, whose protein sequence is MSTSDFYLRYYVGHKGKFGHEFLEFEFRPDGKLRYANNSNYKNDVMIRKEAYVHKSVMEELKRIIDDSEITKEDDALWPPPDRVGRQELEIVIGDEHISFTTSKIGSLIDVNQSKDPEGLRVFYYLVQDLKCLVFSLIGLHFKIKPI